One Curtobacterium sp. MCLR17_007 DNA window includes the following coding sequences:
- a CDS encoding vitamin K epoxide reductase family protein — MTTTAPTTRRPVAVAVLLLVTGAVALYAAFRLVLDEFAKYENPKAALSCDVNPFINCSDVMTSAQGHLLGFPNPLLGLMGFVAPIAVGAVLLAGFRGSRGFLVAFNAGLLVAWVFVTWLFTQTVWSIGALCPWCMLVWAMTIPMFWVFTIWNMSRGTFGPRARRVGRALLPFCWAFPLANYLVIAVTILIMFPRVLDFI, encoded by the coding sequence GTGACCACGACTGCACCCACCACCCGTCGTCCCGTCGCCGTCGCCGTGCTGCTGCTCGTCACCGGGGCGGTCGCCCTGTACGCGGCGTTCCGACTCGTCCTCGACGAGTTCGCGAAGTACGAGAACCCGAAGGCGGCGCTCAGCTGCGACGTCAACCCGTTCATCAACTGCTCGGACGTGATGACGAGTGCACAGGGACACCTGCTCGGCTTCCCGAACCCGCTGCTGGGACTGATGGGCTTCGTCGCGCCGATCGCCGTCGGCGCCGTGCTGCTCGCGGGGTTCCGCGGTTCGCGGGGCTTCCTCGTGGCGTTCAACGCCGGGCTCCTCGTGGCATGGGTCTTCGTCACCTGGCTCTTCACCCAGACCGTGTGGTCGATCGGCGCGCTGTGCCCCTGGTGCATGCTCGTCTGGGCGATGACCATCCCCATGTTCTGGGTGTTCACCATCTGGAACATGTCGCGCGGCACCTTCGGTCCCCGGGCGCGTCGGGTCGGGCGGGCGCTGCTGCCGTTCTGCTGGGCGTTCCCGCTGGCGAACTACCTGGTCATCGCGGTGACGATCCTGATC
- a CDS encoding Rne/Rng family ribonuclease, protein MVENDNNSNQNTDDAAPKRRGRLFGGRRARSAGTLEARNGSQGPADGADTATPDTGLVEQTGTDAAPETGSVSVEVQSVTTTDAPDDVSTLTGDVPVVDVAAAAAEAEATAVEESGATEEPDTVEQSGTDVQSDVVAPVESHEADAVAPEQAVETAPEQADAVAPPEPVVPRATSTLSLIFHAPVLPELPARSSRIDRSDRFDRSDRFDRSEGTDRAERSERSDWDDDDEDFGGGSRRRTRRRGTSADREPRDHQEPRRREVELITEPQRIKGSTRLEAKKQRRRDGRDAGRRRQVVTEDEFLARRESVDRQMIVRSSAQKIEIGVIEDNVLAEHYVTKSHNVSLIGNVYLGKVQNVLPSMEAAFVDIGRGRNAVLYAGEVDWNSVETGNHGRRIEAALKPGDKVLVQVTKDPVGHKGARLTSQVSLPGRYLVYVPNGSMNGISRKLPDTERARLKKILKEVLPEHAGVIVRTAAEGATEEQLTRDVQRLTAQWEAIQKKVEHGHAPVMLHSEPDLLVKIVRDVFNEDFTKLIIDGDAARETIEEYLDAVAPDLKDRVELYDGPDSFEEHRLNEQIEKALDRKVWLPSGGSLVIDRTEAMTVVDVNTGKFVGSGGNLEETVTKNNLEAAEELVRQLRLRDIGGIIVVDFIDMVLETNRDLVLRRLMECLSRDRTKHQVAEVTSLGLVQMTRKKIGVGLRESLEEVNAKVNDNNADPGPSKGRRKARSGNDSGNGNGNGNQNGQRGGADQKPSQAHQITDDVKNALSRIAASTIAHDEVAASVPSTPTSAPSHEAPAAASGSSSDAGAPDNEPESTGGGKRRRRRGGRASSEQSAPTATEGILTVSAPSSTTAPAAASESTAPEAGAPVSAAPQRATEPAASAAPDQAAAPTRRRVSSSAPVTPADTTVAILDIPVAVTKREARKAPDADSLLDSVLQALPEPKQPGQGRSRSRRVSSGSISAPATSGETPTDDGAVILGN, encoded by the coding sequence ATGGTGGAGAACGACAACAACAGCAACCAGAACACCGACGATGCCGCACCGAAGCGACGCGGCCGCCTGTTCGGCGGACGCCGCGCCCGGTCGGCAGGCACCCTGGAGGCCCGCAACGGCTCACAGGGACCGGCCGACGGTGCCGACACGGCGACCCCGGACACCGGGTTGGTCGAGCAGACCGGCACGGATGCGGCGCCCGAGACGGGCTCCGTCTCGGTGGAGGTGCAGTCGGTCACGACGACCGACGCCCCGGACGACGTCAGCACGTTGACCGGTGACGTCCCGGTCGTCGACGTCGCCGCAGCGGCCGCCGAGGCCGAGGCCACCGCGGTCGAGGAGTCGGGCGCGACCGAGGAGCCGGACACGGTCGAGCAGTCGGGCACGGACGTGCAGTCGGACGTCGTCGCTCCGGTCGAGTCGCACGAGGCCGATGCGGTCGCCCCGGAGCAGGCCGTCGAGACGGCACCGGAGCAGGCCGACGCGGTCGCGCCGCCGGAGCCCGTCGTCCCCCGTGCCACCTCGACACTCAGCCTGATCTTCCACGCCCCGGTCCTGCCGGAGCTGCCGGCCCGCTCGTCGCGCATCGACCGCTCGGACCGGTTCGACCGCTCGGACCGGTTCGACCGTTCCGAGGGCACCGACCGGGCCGAGCGCTCGGAGCGGTCCGACTGGGACGACGACGACGAGGACTTCGGCGGTGGCAGCCGCCGCCGCACGCGCCGTCGGGGCACGAGCGCCGACCGCGAGCCGCGTGACCACCAGGAGCCGCGTCGCCGCGAGGTCGAGCTCATCACCGAGCCCCAGCGGATCAAGGGCTCCACCCGCCTCGAGGCGAAGAAGCAGCGCCGTCGCGACGGCCGTGACGCCGGGCGCCGCCGCCAGGTCGTGACCGAGGACGAGTTCCTCGCCCGCCGTGAGAGCGTCGACCGCCAGATGATCGTCCGCTCGAGCGCGCAGAAGATCGAGATCGGCGTCATCGAGGACAACGTCCTCGCCGAGCACTACGTCACCAAGTCCCACAACGTCTCCCTCATCGGGAACGTGTACCTGGGCAAGGTGCAGAACGTCCTGCCCTCGATGGAGGCGGCGTTCGTCGACATCGGCCGCGGTCGCAACGCCGTGCTCTACGCCGGTGAGGTCGACTGGAACTCGGTCGAGACGGGCAACCACGGCCGTCGCATCGAGGCCGCGCTCAAGCCGGGGGACAAGGTCCTCGTGCAGGTCACGAAGGACCCGGTCGGCCACAAGGGCGCCCGCCTGACCAGCCAGGTCTCGCTGCCGGGCCGCTACCTGGTCTACGTGCCGAACGGCTCGATGAACGGCATCTCGCGCAAGCTCCCGGACACCGAGCGTGCCCGCCTGAAGAAGATCCTCAAAGAGGTCCTGCCGGAGCACGCGGGCGTCATCGTCCGCACCGCTGCGGAGGGCGCGACCGAGGAGCAGCTCACCCGCGACGTGCAGCGCCTGACCGCGCAGTGGGAGGCCATCCAGAAGAAGGTCGAGCACGGGCACGCCCCGGTCATGCTCCACTCGGAGCCGGACCTGCTCGTCAAGATCGTGCGTGACGTCTTCAACGAGGACTTCACGAAGCTGATCATCGACGGCGATGCCGCACGCGAGACCATCGAGGAGTACCTCGACGCCGTCGCGCCCGACCTCAAGGACCGCGTCGAGCTCTACGACGGCCCGGACTCCTTCGAGGAGCACCGTCTCAACGAGCAGATCGAGAAGGCCCTCGACCGCAAGGTCTGGCTGCCGTCCGGCGGTTCGCTCGTGATCGACCGCACCGAGGCCATGACGGTCGTCGACGTCAACACGGGCAAGTTCGTCGGTTCCGGGGGCAACCTCGAGGAGACCGTCACCAAGAACAACCTCGAGGCCGCCGAGGAGCTCGTCCGTCAGCTCCGCCTGCGGGACATCGGCGGCATCATCGTCGTCGACTTCATCGACATGGTGCTCGAGACGAACCGTGACCTCGTGCTGCGCCGCCTGATGGAGTGCCTGAGCCGCGACCGCACGAAGCACCAGGTCGCCGAGGTCACCTCGCTCGGCCTCGTGCAGATGACCCGCAAGAAGATCGGCGTCGGGCTGCGCGAGTCGCTCGAAGAGGTCAACGCGAAGGTCAACGACAACAACGCTGACCCGGGCCCGTCGAAGGGCCGCCGCAAGGCCCGCAGCGGGAACGACAGCGGCAACGGCAACGGGAACGGCAACCAGAACGGACAGCGCGGTGGCGCTGACCAGAAGCCGTCGCAGGCGCACCAGATCACCGACGACGTGAAGAACGCGCTGTCCCGGATCGCGGCGTCGACCATCGCGCACGACGAGGTCGCCGCGTCCGTCCCGTCCACCCCCACCTCGGCGCCGTCGCACGAGGCACCCGCTGCAGCGTCTGGGTCGTCCTCGGATGCCGGTGCCCCGGACAACGAGCCCGAGTCCACCGGTGGCGGCAAGCGTCGTCGCCGGCGCGGGGGTCGTGCGAGCTCCGAGCAGTCCGCGCCCACCGCGACCGAGGGCATCCTGACGGTGTCGGCACCGTCCTCGACCACGGCGCCCGCTGCGGCGTCGGAGTCGACGGCTCCCGAGGCCGGCGCGCCCGTGTCCGCCGCACCGCAGCGCGCGACGGAGCCGGCCGCGTCAGCTGCTCCGGACCAGGCGGCTGCGCCGACCCGGCGTCGCGTGTCCTCCTCGGCCCCGGTGACCCCGGCCGACACGACCGTCGCGATCCTCGACATCCCCGTCGCGGTGACGAAGCGCGAGGCCCGCAAGGCGCCGGATGCCGACTCGCTCCTGGACTCGGTGCTGCAGGCGCTGCCCGAGCCCAAGCAGCCCGGCCAGGGTCGTTCGCGGTCCCGTCGCGTGTCGTCGGGCAGCATCAGCGCCCCGGCGACGTCCGGCGAGACCCCGACCGACGACGGCGCCGTGATCCTGGGGAACTGA
- a CDS encoding DUF4031 domain-containing protein, with amino-acid sequence MTVLIDPPTWPAHETVWSHLVSDTSYAELHAFAARAGVPRRAFDHDHYDVPLARYDELVALGAQAVSGRELVLRLIGSGLRVAQRDKRAT; translated from the coding sequence GTGACCGTGTTGATCGACCCGCCGACGTGGCCCGCACACGAAACCGTGTGGTCGCACCTCGTCAGTGACACATCCTACGCGGAACTCCACGCCTTCGCTGCACGCGCCGGTGTGCCGCGCCGCGCGTTCGACCACGACCACTACGACGTGCCGCTCGCCCGCTACGACGAACTCGTCGCACTCGGGGCCCAGGCGGTGTCGGGCCGAGAGCTCGTCCTCCGCCTGATCGGGAGCGGTCTGCGCGTGGCGCAGCGCGACAAGCGCGCCACCTGA
- the rplU gene encoding 50S ribosomal protein L21 has protein sequence MVYAVVRAGGRQEKVEVGTIITIDRAKADDQGNIELAPVLLVDGDSITSAASDLAKVTVTAEVLGDLRGKKVIIQKFKNKTGYKKRQGFRADLTRVKVTKIA, from the coding sequence GTGGTTTACGCAGTAGTGCGCGCCGGCGGCCGTCAGGAGAAGGTCGAGGTCGGCACGATCATCACCATCGATCGCGCCAAGGCCGATGACCAGGGCAACATCGAGCTCGCGCCCGTGCTCCTCGTGGACGGTGACTCGATCACCTCCGCCGCGTCCGACCTGGCCAAAGTGACCGTCACCGCCGAGGTGCTCGGTGACCTCCGCGGCAAGAAGGTCATCATCCAGAAGTTCAAGAACAAGACCGGTTACAAGAAGCGCCAGGGCTTCCGCGCGGACCTCACGCGCGTCAAGGTCACGAAGATCGCGTAA
- the rpmA gene encoding 50S ribosomal protein L27 — MAHKKGASSTRNGRDSNAQRLGVKRFGGQVVNAGEIIVRQRGTHFHPGANVGRGGDDTLFALAAGSVEFGTKGGRKVINIVNA, encoded by the coding sequence ATGGCACACAAGAAGGGTGCGAGTTCCACTCGCAACGGCCGCGACTCGAACGCACAGCGCCTCGGTGTGAAGCGCTTCGGCGGACAGGTCGTCAACGCCGGTGAGATCATCGTCCGCCAGCGCGGCACGCACTTCCACCCGGGCGCCAACGTCGGCCGCGGTGGCGACGACACGCTGTTCGCGCTGGCCGCCGGCTCGGTCGAGTTCGGGACCAAGGGTGGCCGCAAGGTCATCAACATCGTCAACGCGTAA
- the obgE gene encoding GTPase ObgE, which yields MATFVDDVVLHLSAGNGGNGCVSVRREKFKPLAGPDGGNGGDGGDIVLVADPQVTTLLGYHRSPHRSSKNGQPGMGDMRSGISGEVLELPVPVGTVVYDENGDLLADMTEAGMRVVVAQGGQGGLGNAALATTKRKAPGFALLGTDGEGGDVRLELKTIADVALVGFPSAGKSSLIAAVSAAKPKIADYPFTTLTPNLGVVESGEVRFTVADVPGLIEGASEGKGLGLEFLRHVERCEVLLHVIDCATLDPGRDPVSDLDVLLAELERYPVPEGQVPLLERPQLIALNKVDVPDAAELAAFVTPELEARGYRVFPISTASHAGLRELSFALAGIVEAARAAAAAEPVQERIVIRPKAVDAKGGFTVRAEGGEEHRFYRVRGSKPERWVQQTDFENEEAIGYLADRLAKLGVEDGLFKAGAVAGSTVVIGGDGGMIFDWEPTLTSTAELITSARGTDARVDMNMRPTRNQRREEYFERMDAKAAARAELESERKSGLWADDDAVEGKD from the coding sequence ATGGCGACGTTCGTCGACGACGTGGTCCTGCACCTCAGCGCGGGGAACGGCGGCAACGGCTGCGTGTCCGTCCGTCGCGAGAAGTTCAAGCCGCTGGCCGGCCCGGACGGTGGCAACGGCGGTGACGGTGGCGACATCGTGCTCGTCGCCGACCCGCAGGTGACGACCCTGCTCGGGTACCACCGGTCTCCGCACCGGTCCAGCAAGAACGGCCAGCCCGGCATGGGGGACATGCGCAGCGGGATCTCCGGCGAGGTCCTCGAGCTGCCGGTCCCCGTCGGCACCGTCGTGTACGACGAGAACGGCGACCTGCTCGCCGACATGACCGAAGCCGGCATGCGCGTCGTCGTCGCGCAGGGCGGTCAGGGCGGCCTCGGCAACGCCGCCCTCGCGACCACCAAGCGCAAGGCCCCCGGCTTCGCGTTGCTCGGCACCGATGGCGAGGGCGGCGACGTCCGGCTCGAGCTGAAGACGATCGCCGACGTCGCACTGGTCGGGTTCCCGAGCGCCGGCAAGTCCTCGCTCATCGCCGCGGTCTCCGCCGCCAAGCCGAAGATCGCCGACTACCCCTTCACGACCCTGACGCCGAACCTGGGTGTCGTCGAGTCCGGCGAGGTCCGCTTCACCGTTGCCGACGTCCCCGGCCTGATCGAGGGCGCGTCCGAGGGCAAGGGCCTGGGGCTCGAGTTCCTGCGCCACGTCGAACGCTGCGAGGTGTTGCTGCACGTCATCGACTGCGCCACGCTCGACCCGGGCCGCGACCCGGTCAGCGACCTCGACGTCCTGCTCGCCGAGCTCGAGCGCTACCCGGTCCCCGAGGGGCAGGTCCCGCTGCTCGAGCGTCCGCAGCTCATCGCGCTCAACAAGGTCGACGTCCCGGACGCCGCCGAGCTCGCCGCGTTCGTCACCCCCGAGCTCGAGGCCCGCGGCTACCGCGTGTTCCCGATCTCGACCGCCTCGCACGCCGGGCTCCGCGAGCTCTCGTTCGCGCTCGCCGGCATCGTCGAAGCGGCCCGCGCGGCTGCCGCAGCCGAGCCGGTCCAGGAGCGCATCGTCATCCGTCCGAAGGCCGTCGACGCGAAGGGCGGGTTCACCGTCCGTGCCGAGGGCGGCGAGGAGCACCGCTTCTACCGGGTCCGTGGTTCCAAGCCCGAGCGCTGGGTGCAGCAGACGGACTTCGAGAACGAGGAGGCGATCGGCTACCTGGCCGACCGGCTCGCCAAGCTCGGCGTCGAGGACGGCCTGTTCAAGGCCGGCGCCGTCGCCGGGTCCACGGTCGTCATCGGTGGCGACGGCGGCATGATCTTCGACTGGGAGCCCACACTCACGTCCACCGCCGAGCTCATCACGAGCGCGCGCGGAACCGACGCCCGTGTCGACATGAACATGCGGCCGACCCGCAACCAGCGCCGCGAGGAGTACTTCGAGCGCATGGACGCCAAGGCCGCCGCGCGCGCCGAGCTCGAGTCCGAGCGCAAGTCCGGTCTGTGGGCCGACGACGACGCCGTCGAGGGCAAGGACTGA
- the proB gene encoding glutamate 5-kinase, translating to MTDTTGQPALGAVRQRADVPRARRIVVKVGSSSVSGEATAQIGPLVDALAAAHGRGTEVVLVSSGAIATGFPFLGLAGKPDDLATQQAAAATGQNVLMFRYQQQLDRHALIAAQVLLTAGDLQNPTHRVNAQRAMDRLLALRVLPIVNENDTVATHEIRFGDNDRLAALVARLLGADALVLLSDVESLYTRPPEQPGAERIDEVPFGDELAGVTFGSIGAAGVGTGGAGTKVAAARLAAEAGTSVLVTATALVAQALDGDHVGTWFHAAP from the coding sequence ATGACCGACACGACCGGCCAGCCCGCACTCGGGGCCGTCCGTCAGCGCGCGGACGTCCCACGTGCCCGGCGCATCGTGGTCAAGGTCGGGTCCTCGTCGGTCAGCGGCGAGGCAACCGCGCAGATCGGCCCGCTGGTCGATGCGCTGGCCGCCGCCCACGGCCGGGGGACCGAGGTCGTCCTGGTCTCCTCCGGCGCGATCGCCACCGGGTTCCCGTTCCTCGGGCTCGCGGGCAAGCCGGACGACCTCGCCACGCAGCAGGCGGCAGCTGCCACCGGGCAGAACGTCCTGATGTTCCGGTACCAGCAGCAGCTCGACCGGCACGCGCTCATCGCCGCCCAGGTCCTGCTCACCGCCGGCGACCTGCAGAACCCGACACACCGCGTGAACGCGCAGCGGGCGATGGACCGGTTGCTCGCCCTGCGGGTGCTGCCGATCGTCAACGAGAACGACACCGTGGCGACGCACGAGATCCGGTTCGGCGACAACGACCGACTCGCCGCCCTGGTCGCACGGTTGCTCGGTGCCGATGCCCTCGTGCTGCTGTCGGACGTCGAGTCGCTCTACACGCGTCCTCCCGAGCAGCCGGGTGCCGAGCGCATCGACGAGGTCCCGTTCGGGGACGAGCTCGCCGGGGTGACGTTCGGCTCGATCGGCGCGGCCGGGGTCGGCACCGGGGGAGCGGGCACCAAGGTCGCCGCTGCCCGACTCGCCGCCGAGGCCGGCACGTCCGTGCTCGTGACCGCCACGGCGCTGGTGGCACAGGCACTGGACGGCGACCACGTCGGGACCTGGTTCCACGCCGCGCCCTAG
- a CDS encoding glutamate-5-semialdehyde dehydrogenase: MSSPVTSLPARVPTGAVPSLQDRLVAARAAAQVLATSTTAVKDAALRAIAASLRAGADDVVFANHADLVAGEDAGLSSGLLDRLRLDPERIESLAAAVEQVVGLTDPVGQSVRGSVLPNGLQLSQVRVPFGVVGAIYEARPNVTVDIASLALKSGNAVVLRGGSAAERTNAVLVARIQDAVASVGLPRELVQTIDPFGRAGATELMRARGLVDVLIPRGSASLIQTVVTESRVPVIETGAGVVHVFLDASAPLDRSVDIVLNSKVQRPSVCNALETLLVHRDAAERLLPTLAARLRAAGVTLRGDDETRAVVPGVLRATEADWATESMDLDLSIRVVADVDQAMAHIAEYSTHHTESIVTNDVDTSERFLAAVDSAVVMVNASTRFTDGGEFGFGTEVGISTQKLHARGPMGLPELTSTKWVVRGQGQIRG; encoded by the coding sequence ATGTCCAGCCCTGTCACGTCGCTGCCCGCACGCGTGCCCACCGGAGCCGTGCCGAGCCTCCAGGACCGGCTCGTCGCTGCCCGCGCCGCGGCGCAGGTGCTGGCCACCTCGACCACGGCGGTCAAGGACGCGGCGCTCCGTGCGATCGCCGCGTCGCTCCGGGCGGGCGCGGACGACGTCGTGTTCGCGAACCACGCCGACCTGGTCGCGGGTGAGGACGCCGGGCTGTCGTCCGGGCTGCTCGACCGGCTCCGGCTCGACCCCGAGCGCATCGAGTCCCTCGCTGCCGCAGTCGAGCAGGTCGTCGGTCTGACGGACCCCGTCGGGCAGTCGGTCCGGGGGTCGGTCCTGCCGAACGGGCTGCAGCTCTCGCAGGTCCGGGTCCCGTTCGGGGTCGTCGGGGCGATCTACGAGGCGCGGCCGAACGTCACCGTCGACATCGCGAGCCTGGCGCTCAAGAGCGGCAACGCGGTGGTGCTGCGGGGCGGGTCCGCTGCCGAGCGCACGAACGCCGTCCTGGTCGCCCGCATCCAGGACGCCGTCGCGTCGGTGGGACTGCCGCGGGAGCTGGTCCAGACCATCGACCCGTTCGGTCGTGCCGGTGCAACCGAGCTCATGCGTGCGCGAGGCCTGGTCGACGTCCTCATCCCGCGTGGCAGCGCATCGCTGATCCAGACGGTCGTCACCGAGTCGCGGGTCCCCGTGATCGAGACCGGGGCCGGGGTCGTGCACGTGTTCCTCGACGCGTCGGCGCCGCTCGACCGGTCCGTCGACATCGTCCTCAACAGCAAGGTGCAGCGGCCGAGCGTGTGCAACGCGCTCGAGACCCTGCTGGTGCACCGCGACGCGGCCGAGCGGCTGCTCCCGACCCTCGCCGCACGGCTGCGCGCTGCCGGGGTCACCCTGCGCGGCGACGACGAGACCCGGGCCGTCGTCCCCGGTGTGCTCCGCGCGACCGAGGCAGACTGGGCGACCGAGTCGATGGACCTCGACCTGTCGATCCGGGTGGTCGCCGACGTCGACCAGGCCATGGCGCACATCGCCGAGTACTCCACGCACCACACCGAGTCGATCGTGACGAACGACGTCGACACGTCCGAGCGGTTCCTCGCCGCGGTGGACTCCGCCGTGGTGATGGTGAACGCCTCGACGCGGTTCACCGACGGCGGCGAGTTCGGCTTCGGCACCGAGGTCGGGATCTCCACGCAGAAGCTGCACGCGCGTGGCCCGATGGGGCTGCCGGAACTCACGAGCACGAAGTGGGTCGTGCGCGGACAGGGTCAGATCCGCGGCTAG
- the nadD gene encoding nicotinate-nucleotide adenylyltransferase, with protein MLESSGRPRIGVMGGTFDPIHHGHLVAASEVAKSFDLDEVVFVPTGQPYMKSGVTDAEHRYLMTVIATASNPMFTVSRVDIDRPGPTYTVDTLQDLHEQRPDAQLVFISGADAVQQIVDWKDHDGLWDLAHFVAVTRPGHNLSITGLPERDVSLLEVPALAISSTDCRERVRRGNPVWYLVPDGVVQYITKHHLYRSVA; from the coding sequence ATGCTCGAGAGCTCGGGACGGCCCCGCATCGGTGTGATGGGCGGCACGTTCGACCCCATCCACCACGGTCACCTCGTGGCGGCGTCCGAAGTCGCCAAGTCGTTCGACCTCGACGAAGTGGTGTTCGTCCCCACCGGACAGCCCTACATGAAGTCGGGCGTCACGGACGCTGAACACCGCTACCTGATGACGGTCATCGCGACCGCGTCCAACCCCATGTTCACGGTCAGCCGCGTCGACATCGACCGTCCGGGTCCGACCTACACGGTGGACACGTTGCAGGACCTGCACGAACAGCGTCCTGACGCTCAGCTCGTCTTCATCTCGGGCGCAGACGCTGTCCAGCAGATCGTCGACTGGAAGGACCATGATGGGCTCTGGGACCTCGCGCACTTCGTCGCGGTCACGCGTCCGGGGCACAACCTGAGCATCACCGGACTCCCCGAGCGCGACGTAAGCTTGCTCGAAGTCCCGGCGCTGGCCATCTCGTCGACCGATTGTCGCGAACGGGTGCGACGCGGGAACCCCGTGTGGTACTTGGTCCCGGACGGCGTCGTCCAGTACATCACCAAGCACCATCTGTATCGGAGCGTTGCATGA
- the rsfS gene encoding ribosome silencing factor yields MTASSRALELTQVAARAADAKQAEDLVALDVTGPLQLTDVFLLATGRNERNVMAIADEVEDRMLQAGAKTLRREGRSEGRWVLIDFGDVVVHVFHEEDRQYYSLERLWSDCPTISLEIGADAATAEHSA; encoded by the coding sequence GTGACCGCCTCCTCTCGCGCACTGGAACTCACGCAGGTCGCCGCTCGCGCGGCTGACGCCAAGCAGGCCGAAGACCTCGTCGCACTCGACGTGACGGGCCCCCTGCAGCTCACTGACGTGTTCCTGCTGGCCACCGGGCGCAACGAGCGCAACGTGATGGCCATCGCCGATGAGGTCGAGGACCGGATGCTCCAGGCGGGTGCGAAGACGCTCCGTCGCGAAGGCCGCAGCGAAGGTCGGTGGGTCCTCATCGACTTCGGCGACGTCGTCGTGCACGTCTTCCACGAGGAAGACCGGCAGTACTACTCGCTCGAGCGGCTCTGGTCGGACTGCCCGACGATCTCGCTCGAGATCGGTGCCGACGCAGCGACCGCCGAGCACTCCGCGTAG
- a CDS encoding glycosyltransferase — MRIALVTDYYLPTLGGVQTAVRALAESLRSAGHDVTVFCPLATTSTDPGVVGLPVSPVFRPDGYPFAWTPARVRSVLRREFAARGIDVVHTHSEMFAALGGVRAADDLGLPVVHTMHGRIDVYTQHVLPLPGVTTALLARLHGGQVSHAGITVAADSADTATRAARRMWRVMLAQSRASDHVVVPSAHFARRLVDRGVRTPVSVVSNGLEPSVLAAVGPGHVRLLHAGDPLRIVWVGRLSPEKRPEVLVDAAHRFPDGVEVHVYGDGVARSAVRRAARDTPVVLHGAVSHRQVLHAMHDAHLLVSSSSGFDNQPMVMLEAIASGLPVVHTDPDLAEVVPEHGGFCPPTPDADGLVSTIRRLRADPALVTTASRAMVAARSRVEQQTRAIVEVYDRVVDDRRGGERRSPTDR; from the coding sequence GTGCGGATCGCCCTGGTCACCGACTACTACCTGCCGACGCTCGGCGGCGTGCAGACCGCCGTCCGGGCGCTCGCCGAGAGCCTCCGGAGCGCGGGCCACGACGTCACGGTGTTCTGTCCCCTCGCGACCACGTCCACCGACCCGGGGGTGGTCGGCCTCCCGGTGTCCCCGGTGTTCCGCCCCGACGGCTACCCGTTCGCCTGGACACCGGCCCGGGTGCGGTCCGTGCTCCGGCGCGAGTTCGCCGCGCGTGGGATCGACGTCGTGCACACCCACTCCGAGATGTTCGCCGCGCTCGGCGGCGTCCGCGCGGCCGATGACCTGGGTCTGCCGGTGGTGCACACCATGCACGGTCGCATCGACGTGTACACGCAGCACGTGCTGCCGCTCCCCGGCGTGACGACCGCGCTGCTCGCACGCCTGCACGGTGGTCAGGTGAGCCACGCCGGCATCACGGTGGCGGCCGACTCCGCGGACACCGCGACCCGGGCTGCCCGGCGGATGTGGCGGGTGATGCTCGCGCAGTCCCGGGCGAGCGACCACGTCGTCGTGCCGTCCGCGCACTTCGCCCGGCGACTCGTCGACCGCGGCGTACGCACCCCGGTGTCGGTGGTGTCCAACGGGCTCGAGCCGTCCGTGCTCGCGGCTGTCGGCCCCGGTCACGTGCGCCTGCTGCACGCGGGCGATCCCTTGCGCATCGTGTGGGTGGGGCGGCTGTCCCCGGAGAAGCGTCCGGAGGTGCTCGTCGACGCCGCGCACCGGTTCCCCGACGGCGTGGAGGTCCACGTGTACGGCGACGGGGTCGCTCGGTCGGCGGTGCGCCGAGCCGCTCGGGACACGCCGGTCGTCCTGCACGGGGCGGTGTCGCACCGACAGGTCCTCCACGCGATGCACGACGCCCACCTGCTGGTCTCGAGTTCGTCAGGCTTCGACAACCAGCCGATGGTGATGCTCGAGGCGATCGCGTCCGGACTGCCCGTCGTGCACACCGACCCGGACCTCGCCGAGGTGGTGCCGGAGCACGGTGGCTTCTGCCCACCGACGCCCGACGCCGACGGTCTGGTGTCCACGATCCGCCGCCTGCGTGCGGACCCGGCCCTGGTCACGACGGCCAGTCGCGCGATGGTCGCGGCGCGCAGCCGGGTGGAGCAGCAGACCCGGGCGATCGTCGAGGTCTACGACCGTGTGGTCGATGACCGTCGAGGCGGAGAACGACGAAGCCCCACTGACCGGTGA